The following proteins are co-located in the Hydrogenophaga sp. RAC07 genome:
- a CDS encoding 3'-5' exonuclease, producing MSRRGVDRRVWLGVAVAGAAMLVWMGLTAGIVWSTLDAQERRLLSDLLNPRSTLVAMMIVVLFGALAFAVRALVGHFVEPVAQLAEEGMVLVRTDVARSLPAQGSPENRAVTGVINQLVAQRTRLRDDMDARVQEASHNIELEKSRLAALMAELTQSVVVCNLDGRILLYNQRARLQFRALSQAPEVAGGAELIGLGRSIYAVFDRKLVAHALENIQQRMLSGATQPSAQFVTSTSVGQLLRVQMAPVRSSQAQAAEDPADRAELTGFVLMLDNITREFEAESARDQVLHTLTEGTRSALANTQAALDVLDHPDLEPAARERFLRVIREETSALGRRIASIEADAAQSLKTRWPLEDMLGADLVSAALRRIEIVTGLPVSALEVNPTLWLKVESFSLLQALVYLAGRLKDEFAVRFVQVRLEPATGSAGKAQLDLVWSGQAMSNETVMSWEMDTMTSGSESTGLTVRDVVERHGGAFWFERERARHQAFFRILLPLADPRDQAEALNFVRSESRPEYYDFDLFKSSEQTRSLDERRLVDLVYTVFDTETTGLEPSQGDEIIQIGAARIVNGKLLHQECFEQLVDPQRSIPAASIPIHGIQPAMVVGQPRIGEVLPAFHAFAQDTVLVAHNAAFDMRFLQLKEKSTGVVFDQPVLDTLLLSAVIHPNQDSHRLEAIAERFDVPVIGRHTAMGDAMVTAEIFIKLIPLLAQQGIHTLGQAREAAQKTHFSRLKY from the coding sequence ATGAGCCGCCGGGGCGTGGACCGTCGGGTGTGGCTGGGCGTGGCGGTGGCGGGCGCGGCGATGCTGGTGTGGATGGGGCTGACTGCGGGCATTGTCTGGTCCACGCTGGATGCACAGGAGCGACGCTTGTTGTCCGACCTGCTGAACCCCCGCAGCACGCTGGTGGCCATGATGATCGTGGTGCTGTTCGGCGCATTGGCCTTTGCGGTGCGCGCCCTGGTGGGCCATTTTGTCGAGCCAGTGGCCCAGTTGGCCGAAGAGGGCATGGTGCTGGTGCGCACCGACGTGGCCCGCAGCCTGCCGGCCCAGGGCAGCCCCGAGAACCGCGCCGTCACCGGCGTGATCAACCAGCTGGTGGCGCAGCGCACGCGCCTGCGCGACGACATGGACGCGCGCGTGCAGGAGGCCAGCCACAACATCGAGCTGGAAAAGAGCCGGCTGGCCGCGCTCATGGCCGAGCTCACGCAGAGTGTGGTGGTGTGCAACCTGGATGGTCGCATCCTGCTCTACAACCAGCGCGCACGTCTGCAGTTCCGTGCGCTTTCGCAAGCACCCGAGGTGGCCGGAGGTGCCGAGTTGATCGGCCTGGGCCGCTCGATCTACGCGGTGTTCGACCGCAAGCTGGTGGCGCACGCGCTGGAGAACATCCAGCAGCGCATGCTCTCGGGCGCAACCCAGCCCTCGGCCCAGTTCGTCACGTCCACGTCGGTGGGCCAGTTGTTGCGCGTGCAGATGGCCCCCGTGCGTTCCAGCCAGGCCCAGGCCGCCGAAGACCCGGCGGACCGTGCCGAACTCACCGGCTTTGTGCTCATGCTCGACAACATCACCCGCGAGTTTGAAGCCGAGTCGGCGCGCGACCAGGTGCTGCACACGCTCACCGAAGGCACGCGCTCGGCCTTGGCCAACACGCAGGCGGCACTCGACGTGCTGGACCACCCCGATCTGGAGCCGGCCGCGCGCGAACGCTTTCTGCGGGTGATCCGCGAAGAAACCAGCGCCTTGGGTCGGCGCATCGCCAGCATCGAGGCGGACGCGGCGCAAAGCCTCAAGACCCGCTGGCCGCTCGAAGACATGCTGGGCGCCGATCTGGTGTCCGCCGCGCTGCGCCGCATTGAGATCGTGACCGGTCTGCCAGTTTCTGCGCTGGAGGTGAACCCCACGCTGTGGCTCAAGGTCGAGAGCTTTTCGCTGCTGCAGGCCCTGGTCTATCTGGCGGGGCGGCTGAAGGACGAGTTCGCGGTGCGTTTTGTGCAGGTGCGTCTGGAGCCGGCCACGGGCAGTGCGGGCAAAGCCCAACTCGATCTGGTGTGGTCGGGCCAGGCCATGAGCAACGAGACCGTGATGAGCTGGGAAATGGACACCATGACCTCGGGGAGCGAATCCACCGGACTCACGGTGCGCGACGTGGTGGAGCGCCATGGCGGCGCCTTCTGGTTCGAGCGCGAGCGTGCGCGCCACCAGGCGTTTTTTCGCATCCTGCTGCCGCTGGCCGATCCGCGCGACCAGGCCGAAGCCCTCAATTTCGTGCGCAGCGAAAGCCGGCCCGAGTACTACGACTTTGATCTCTTCAAGAGCAGTGAGCAGACCCGCTCGCTCGACGAGCGCCGGCTGGTTGATCTGGTCTATACCGTGTTCGACACCGAAACCACCGGACTGGAGCCCTCGCAAGGCGACGAGATCATCCAGATCGGCGCGGCGCGCATCGTCAACGGCAAGCTGCTGCACCAGGAGTGTTTTGAACAGCTGGTGGATCCGCAACGCAGCATTCCGGCGGCCTCGATTCCCATCCACGGCATTCAGCCGGCGATGGTGGTGGGCCAGCCCAGGATCGGCGAGGTGCTGCCAGCCTTCCACGCCTTTGCGCAGGACACTGTGCTGGTGGCGCACAACGCCGCTTTCGACATGCGTTTTCTGCAACTCAAGGAGAAGTCCACCGGCGTGGTGTTCGACCAGCCGGTGCTCGACACACTGCTGCTCTCGGCGGTGATCCACCCCAACCAGGACTCCCACCGGCTGGAGGCGATTGCTGAACGCTTTGACGTGCCGGTGATCGGGCGTCACACGGCCATGGGCGACGCCATGGTCACAGCCGAGATCTTCATCAAGCTGATCCCGCTGCTGGCGCAGCAGGGCATTCACACGCTGGGACAGGCGCGTGAAGCTGCGCAGAAGACCCACTTCTCCCGCTTGAAGTATTGA
- a CDS encoding response regulator transcription factor: protein MSHKILIADDEPNILISLEFLMKREGFEVVLARDGQEAMDAIVRERPALVLLDVMMPIKTGFDVCSEVRANEAVSSTLIVMLTAKGRDTDVAKGLALGANAYMTKPFSTKDLVQKVRDLLEPSA, encoded by the coding sequence ATGAGCCACAAGATCCTGATCGCAGACGACGAGCCCAACATCCTGATTTCGCTGGAGTTCCTGATGAAGCGCGAAGGTTTCGAGGTGGTGCTGGCGCGCGATGGGCAGGAGGCGATGGATGCCATCGTGCGTGAGCGCCCGGCGCTGGTGTTGCTCGACGTGATGATGCCGATCAAGACCGGATTCGATGTGTGCAGCGAGGTTCGCGCCAACGAGGCCGTGAGCAGCACCCTGATCGTGATGCTCACCGCCAAGGGGCGCGACACCGACGTGGCCAAGGGCCTGGCGCTGGGCGCCAACGCGTACATGACCAAACCGTTTTCCACCAAGGATCTGGTGCAGAAGGTGCGCGATCTGCTGGAGCCTTCCGCATGA
- a CDS encoding DUF4212 domain-containing protein translates to MNSDSNAKAYWSATLGLLTKVLVVWFLVSYGAGILFAPMLNGITLGGYPLGFWFAQQGSIYVFIALIFYYAHKMGQIDRKFGMQED, encoded by the coding sequence ATGAACAGCGACAGCAACGCAAAGGCCTATTGGTCCGCCACGCTGGGCCTGCTGACCAAGGTATTGGTCGTGTGGTTCCTGGTTTCCTACGGCGCGGGCATTTTGTTCGCCCCCATGCTCAATGGCATCACGCTTGGCGGTTATCCGCTGGGCTTCTGGTTTGCGCAGCAAGGCTCCATCTACGTGTTCATTGCATTGATCTTCTATTACGCCCACAAGATGGGCCAGATCGATCGCAAGTTCGGCATGCAGGAAGACTGA
- the ppsA gene encoding phosphoenolpyruvate synthase: MSHLFGATDLVVPFEKLRMSDVESVGGKNASLGEMISQLPTGVKVPTGFATTAHAFREFLKHDGLTERINARLDALDTEDVRALAQAGAEIRAMVENQPFPADLEKAIREAFITLTSGNDTASFAVRSSATAEDLPDASFAGQQETFLNVIGIEEVLHKMKEVFASLYNDRAISYRVHKGFAHADVALSAGVQRMVRSDLGAAGVMFTIDTESGFEDVVFITSSYGLGETVVQGAVNPDEFYVHKPMLKAGKRALIRRNLGSKLIQMGFTTDAEKSGTGALKGKLVKTTDVPVELRNRYSLTDADVEQLARYAMVIEQHYGRAMDIEWGKDGVDGELYILQARPETVKSQSAGKTEVRYKLKGKGAVLASGRAIGQKVGTGPVRLVHNISEMDKVQPGDVLVTDMTDPNWEPVMKRASAIVTNRGGRTCHAAIIARELGIPAVVGCGDATELLKEGTLVTVSCAEGDTGNIYDGLLETEITEVQRGEMPPLDVKIMMNVGNPQLAFDFCQIPNAGVGLARLEFIINNNIGVHPKAILDYPAVDADLKKAVESVARGHASPRAFYVDKVAEGVATIAAAFWPKPVIVRLSDFKSNEYRKLVGGSRYEPEEENPMLGFRGAARYISEDFREAFAMECEALKRVREDMGLDNVQVMVPFVRTLAQARRVTELMADKGLKRGDNGLKVIMMCEIPSNAVLAKDFLQYFDGFSIGSNDLTQLTLGLDRDSGLELLAHDFDERDPAVKALLQMAISACRAEGKYVGICGQGPSDHPDFAQWLRDEGISSISLNPDSVVDTWQLLSSSQK, from the coding sequence ATGTCCCACCTGTTTGGAGCGACCGATCTGGTCGTGCCTTTCGAAAAATTGCGGATGAGCGACGTCGAGTCGGTCGGCGGCAAGAACGCCAGCCTCGGCGAGATGATTTCGCAACTGCCCACCGGCGTGAAAGTGCCGACCGGCTTTGCCACCACGGCACACGCCTTCCGGGAATTCCTCAAACACGACGGCCTGACCGAGCGCATCAACGCGCGCCTGGATGCGCTGGATACCGAAGACGTGCGCGCGCTGGCGCAAGCCGGCGCCGAGATCCGTGCCATGGTGGAAAACCAGCCCTTCCCGGCCGACCTTGAAAAGGCCATCCGCGAAGCCTTCATCACGCTGACCAGCGGCAACGACACCGCGTCGTTCGCAGTGCGCTCCTCGGCCACGGCCGAAGACCTGCCCGACGCGTCGTTCGCCGGCCAGCAGGAAACCTTTCTCAACGTGATCGGCATTGAAGAAGTGCTGCACAAGATGAAGGAGGTGTTCGCCTCCCTCTACAACGACCGTGCCATCAGCTACCGCGTGCACAAGGGCTTTGCGCATGCCGACGTGGCATTGAGCGCCGGTGTGCAGCGCATGGTGCGCTCCGACCTGGGCGCTGCCGGCGTGATGTTCACCATCGACACCGAGAGCGGTTTTGAAGACGTGGTCTTCATCACCAGCAGCTACGGTCTGGGCGAAACGGTGGTGCAGGGCGCCGTGAACCCCGACGAGTTCTACGTGCACAAGCCCATGCTCAAGGCCGGCAAACGCGCACTGATCCGCCGCAACCTGGGCAGCAAGCTGATCCAGATGGGTTTCACCACCGACGCGGAAAAATCGGGCACGGGCGCGCTCAAGGGCAAGCTGGTGAAAACCACCGATGTGCCGGTGGAGCTGCGCAACCGCTACAGCCTGACCGACGCCGACGTGGAGCAACTCGCGCGCTACGCGATGGTGATCGAGCAGCACTACGGCCGTGCCATGGACATCGAATGGGGCAAGGACGGTGTTGACGGAGAGCTCTACATCCTGCAGGCCCGTCCCGAGACGGTGAAGAGCCAGAGTGCCGGCAAGACCGAGGTGCGCTACAAGCTCAAGGGCAAGGGCGCCGTGCTGGCCAGTGGCCGCGCCATCGGCCAGAAGGTGGGCACGGGTCCGGTGCGCCTGGTGCACAACATCAGCGAGATGGACAAGGTGCAGCCCGGTGACGTGCTGGTGACCGACATGACCGACCCGAACTGGGAACCGGTGATGAAGCGCGCGAGTGCCATCGTGACCAACCGCGGCGGGCGCACCTGCCACGCGGCCATCATCGCGCGTGAACTGGGCATTCCGGCGGTGGTCGGTTGTGGCGACGCGACCGAGCTGCTGAAAGAAGGCACGCTGGTCACGGTGAGCTGCGCCGAGGGCGACACCGGCAACATTTACGACGGCCTGCTGGAAACCGAGATCACCGAAGTGCAGCGCGGCGAAATGCCCCCGCTGGACGTGAAGATCATGATGAACGTGGGCAACCCCCAGCTGGCCTTTGACTTCTGCCAGATCCCCAACGCCGGCGTGGGCCTGGCGCGGTTGGAGTTCATCATCAACAACAACATCGGCGTGCACCCCAAGGCGATCCTGGACTACCCGGCAGTGGATGCCGACCTGAAGAAGGCGGTGGAGTCCGTGGCCCGTGGCCATGCGTCGCCGCGCGCTTTCTACGTGGACAAGGTCGCCGAGGGTGTGGCCACCATCGCCGCAGCCTTCTGGCCCAAGCCGGTGATCGTGCGACTGTCGGACTTCAAGAGCAACGAGTACCGCAAGCTGGTGGGTGGCTCGCGCTACGAGCCCGAAGAGGAAAACCCGATGCTGGGCTTTCGCGGTGCGGCGCGCTACATCAGCGAAGACTTCCGCGAAGCCTTCGCCATGGAATGCGAGGCCCTGAAGCGTGTGCGTGAAGACATGGGCCTGGACAACGTGCAGGTGATGGTGCCGTTTGTGCGCACGCTGGCGCAGGCCAGGCGCGTGACCGAGCTCATGGCCGACAAGGGTCTGAAGCGCGGCGACAACGGTCTCAAGGTCATCATGATGTGCGAGATCCCGAGCAACGCGGTGCTGGCCAAGGACTTCCTGCAGTACTTCGACGGCTTCTCGATCGGCTCCAACGACCTGACCCAGCTTACCCTGGGCCTGGACCGCGATTCCGGCCTGGAGCTGCTGGCGCACGACTTCGACGAACGCGACCCGGCCGTCAAGGCGCTGCTGCAGATGGCCATCAGCGCCTGCCGGGCCGAGGGCAAGTACGTGGGCATCTGCGGCCAGGGCCCCAGCGACCACCCCGACTTCGCGCAGTGGCTGCGCGACGAGGGCATCAGCTCGATCTCGCTGAACCCGGATTCGGTGGTCGACACCTGGCAGTTGTTGTCGTCCAGCCAGAAGTGA
- the ppsR gene encoding posphoenolpyruvate synthetase regulatory kinase/phosphorylase PpsR produces MPNRTVFFISDGTGITAETFGNAILNQFETPMRRVRLPFLDDVDKAHQAVRQINHVADLEGNRPLVFTTVVDMDVLNVFRTQCKGVLLDMFGTFIAPLEHELGIKSNHRVGRFSDASKSQAYNARIEAINFSLAHDDGQSHKDLQGSDVILVGVSRSGKTPTSLYLAMQYGLKASNYPLIPEDFERRQLPPALVPHRKKIFGLTIGPERLCEIRNERRPNSRYASLENCRMEVSEAESMMRREGIRWLSTTTKSIEEIATTILQEIRPERLEY; encoded by the coding sequence ATGCCCAACCGAACGGTCTTCTTCATCTCCGACGGCACCGGCATCACCGCCGAAACCTTCGGCAACGCCATCCTGAACCAGTTCGAGACTCCCATGCGCCGGGTGCGTCTACCGTTTCTGGACGATGTGGACAAGGCCCACCAGGCCGTGCGCCAGATCAACCACGTGGCCGATCTGGAAGGCAACCGCCCGCTGGTCTTCACCACCGTGGTCGACATGGACGTGCTCAACGTGTTCCGCACCCAGTGCAAAGGTGTCTTGCTGGACATGTTCGGCACCTTCATCGCGCCGCTGGAGCATGAGCTGGGCATCAAGTCCAACCACCGCGTGGGCCGCTTCTCCGATGCTTCCAAGAGCCAGGCCTACAACGCCCGCATCGAGGCGATCAATTTTTCACTGGCGCACGACGACGGCCAAAGCCACAAGGACCTGCAGGGGTCCGACGTGATCCTGGTGGGGGTGAGCCGCAGCGGCAAGACGCCCACCTCGCTCTACCTGGCCATGCAATACGGCCTGAAGGCCTCGAACTACCCATTGATTCCCGAGGACTTCGAGCGCCGGCAGCTCCCGCCCGCGCTGGTGCCGCACCGCAAGAAGATCTTTGGTCTCACGATCGGACCCGAGCGCCTGTGCGAGATCCGCAACGAGCGCCGCCCCAACTCGCGTTACGCCAGCCTGGAAAACTGCCGCATGGAGGTGAGTGAAGCCGAGAGCATGATGCGGCGCGAAGGGATCCGTTGGTTGTCAACGACCACCAAGTCGATCGAAGAAATCGCGACCACCATCCTGCAAGAGATCCGGCCCGAGCGCCTCGAATACTGA
- a CDS encoding sodium:solute symporter family protein — protein sequence MALQTTIYLFVGLSFALYLGIAYWARAGSTSEFYVAGGGVHPITNGMATAADWMSAASFISMAGLISNMGYGGAVFLMGWTGGFVLLAMLLAPYLRKFGKFTVPEFIGDRFYSKAARNVAVLCLLIISLTYIIGQMTGVGVTFARFLGVSSDQGIYIGMAIVFMYAVFGGMKGITYTQVAQYIVLIAAYLVPAFFISLNLTGNFLPQLGLGSDMAGTDVSLLTKLDQVVTDLGFGQYTTTSAGSTLNMFFYTVSLMIGTAGLPHVIVRFFTVPKVADARSTAGWALIFIALLYTTAPAVGAMAKLNLHGTVNSAVGLVRSAEGGIGVNADTVKANGDLYATEASLVYDQRPEWMKRWEKTGLLKWEDKNADGRIQYYNDATKNAVAKGKAEAAGWKGNELTVNADIIVLANPEIALLPNWVIALVAAGGLAAALSTAAGLLLAISSAVSHDLIKGAIKPDISEKGELMAGKIAMAVAIFVAGWLGLNPPGFAAGTVALAFGIAASTIFPALMMGIFSRTVTDKGAIAGMLAGLAVTLFYVFAHKGIFFIKGTDYVNMVGGVNGFFTITPEAFGTVGAIVNFVVAYLVSKVSKPVPQHIVELVESVRVPKGAGVATGH from the coding sequence ATGGCACTTCAAACCACCATCTATCTGTTCGTCGGACTCAGCTTCGCGCTGTACCTCGGCATCGCCTACTGGGCACGCGCGGGCAGCACGTCCGAGTTTTATGTGGCCGGCGGCGGGGTCCACCCCATCACCAACGGCATGGCCACGGCCGCCGACTGGATGTCGGCCGCGTCCTTCATCTCCATGGCCGGCCTGATCTCCAACATGGGCTACGGCGGTGCTGTGTTCCTGATGGGCTGGACCGGCGGCTTCGTGCTGCTGGCCATGCTGCTGGCACCGTACCTGCGCAAGTTCGGCAAGTTCACCGTGCCGGAGTTCATCGGTGACCGTTTCTACTCGAAGGCCGCGCGCAACGTGGCCGTGTTGTGCCTGCTGATCATCTCGCTGACCTACATCATTGGCCAGATGACCGGCGTGGGCGTGACCTTCGCGCGTTTCCTGGGTGTCTCCAGCGACCAGGGCATCTACATCGGCATGGCCATCGTGTTCATGTACGCGGTGTTCGGCGGCATGAAGGGCATCACCTACACGCAGGTGGCGCAGTACATCGTGCTGATCGCTGCCTACCTCGTGCCGGCCTTCTTCATCTCGCTCAACCTGACCGGCAACTTCCTGCCGCAGCTGGGTCTGGGCTCCGACATGGCGGGCACCGACGTGTCGCTGCTGACCAAGCTTGACCAGGTGGTGACCGACCTCGGCTTTGGCCAGTACACGACCACCAGCGCGGGTTCGACGCTGAACATGTTCTTCTACACCGTGTCGCTGATGATCGGTACCGCGGGCCTGCCCCACGTGATCGTTCGCTTCTTCACCGTGCCCAAAGTGGCCGATGCACGCTCCACTGCCGGCTGGGCGCTGATCTTCATCGCCTTGCTGTACACCACCGCACCCGCGGTGGGCGCCATGGCCAAGCTGAACCTGCACGGCACGGTGAACTCGGCTGTGGGTCTCGTTCGCAGTGCTGAAGGCGGCATCGGCGTGAATGCCGACACCGTCAAGGCCAATGGCGACCTCTACGCCACCGAAGCCAGCCTGGTGTATGACCAGCGTCCCGAGTGGATGAAGCGCTGGGAAAAAACCGGTCTGCTGAAGTGGGAAGACAAGAACGCGGACGGCCGCATCCAGTACTACAACGACGCGACCAAGAACGCCGTTGCCAAGGGCAAGGCCGAAGCGGCCGGCTGGAAGGGCAACGAGTTGACCGTGAACGCCGACATCATCGTGCTGGCCAACCCGGAAATCGCTCTGCTGCCCAACTGGGTGATCGCGCTGGTGGCCGCCGGTGGCCTGGCCGCTGCGCTGTCCACCGCTGCCGGTTTGTTGCTGGCCATCTCGTCGGCCGTCTCGCACGACCTGATCAAGGGCGCCATCAAGCCCGACATCAGCGAAAAGGGTGAACTCATGGCCGGCAAGATCGCCATGGCCGTGGCCATCTTTGTGGCGGGCTGGCTGGGCTTGAACCCGCCGGGCTTTGCCGCCGGTACCGTGGCCCTGGCCTTCGGTATTGCTGCTTCCACCATCTTCCCTGCGTTGATGATGGGCATTTTCAGCCGCACCGTGACCGACAAGGGCGCCATCGCCGGCATGTTGGCGGGCCTGGCCGTGACGCTGTTCTATGTGTTCGCACACAAGGGCATCTTCTTCATCAAGGGCACCGACTACGTGAACATGGTCGGTGGCGTGAACGGCTTCTTCACCATCACCCCCGAGGCCTTCGGCACCGTGGGCGCGATCGTGAACTTCGTGGTCGCCTACCTGGTGAGCAAGGTCTCCAAGCCGGTGCCGCAGCACATCGTGGAACTGGTGGAGTCGGTGCGCGTGCCCAAGGGCGCGGGCGTTGCTACCGGCCACTGA
- a CDS encoding sensor histidine kinase produces the protein MLSAPLVIGVSFAYLLLLFAVAYWGDRRAAQGRSVISSPWVYALSMAVYCTAWTYFGSVGRAANSGVWFLPIYLGPMLAMLLAWMVVRKMIRIAKTWRITSIADFIASRYGKSPLLAGLVTLITVVGIVPYIALQLKAIASGYAVLTSPLGMPAVQSADWWSDSTLYVALALAGFTIVFGARHLDSTERHEGMVAAIAFESVVKLVAFMAVGLFVCFGLFASPAALFDQAHAVDELRRLMQFGQGQPFAYAQWLGLTLLAMLSVIFLPRQFQVMVVENVDENHLRRAVWAFPLYLLLINLFVLPIALGGLLHFGPGRMDPETFVLSLPLSQGQGALALFAFVGGLSAATGMVIVEAIAVSTMVCNDLVMPLLLRMRRFGARASGDLTAVLLRIRRLAILGILLLGYLYFHLAGEAYALVSIGLISFAAVAQFAPALLGGMYWKGGTQRGALAGLLLGFAFWAYTLMLPSLVKSGWLTAGFMEQGPFGWWLLKPEAFLGLAGLDNLTHSLIWSLLANVAAYVGVSLWRAPTARETSQALLFVDVFHRTAASRPVFWQGKAQVSALLPLVGRFLGVEAAQRLFADYALRVGVRQIDQIPADARLVHFVETQLAGAIGSASARVMVASVVEEEALDLDDVMRILDEASQLRAYSHALEEKSQSLERATADLRQANEQLKSLDRLKDDFMSSVTHELRTPLTSIRALAELMRDDEEMDTVQRQQFVGIIVGETERLSRLVNQVLDMAKIESGHAEWHDDEVDMKALLQQAASTMAEPLRERGVKMVLELPAQVQPLHADADRLMQVVLNLLSNAAKYAPRDTGLVVMRLREGDEGVDVEVQDNGPGIAPDQQAMVFEKFRQVGGDAHYRPGGTGLGLPISRQIVAHFGGRMWLRSGEGQGAVFGFSLPRQRPTTTQGDQP, from the coding sequence ATGCTCTCGGCCCCGCTGGTCATCGGTGTCTCATTTGCGTACCTGCTGCTGCTGTTTGCGGTGGCGTACTGGGGCGACCGGCGGGCTGCGCAGGGCCGCTCGGTGATCTCGAGCCCGTGGGTGTATGCGCTGTCCATGGCGGTGTACTGCACCGCGTGGACCTACTTCGGCAGCGTGGGGCGTGCGGCCAACTCGGGCGTGTGGTTCCTGCCCATCTACCTCGGGCCCATGCTGGCCATGCTGCTGGCCTGGATGGTGGTGCGCAAGATGATCCGCATCGCCAAGACCTGGCGCATCACCTCCATTGCCGACTTCATCGCCAGCCGCTACGGCAAGAGCCCGCTGCTCGCCGGCCTGGTGACGCTGATCACGGTGGTGGGCATCGTTCCCTACATCGCCTTGCAGCTCAAGGCCATTGCCAGCGGCTACGCAGTGCTCACCTCGCCGCTGGGCATGCCGGCGGTGCAGAGTGCGGACTGGTGGAGCGACAGCACGCTGTACGTGGCCCTGGCCCTGGCCGGCTTCACCATCGTGTTCGGTGCGCGCCACCTGGACAGCACCGAGCGCCACGAAGGCATGGTGGCAGCGATCGCGTTTGAATCGGTGGTCAAGCTGGTGGCGTTCATGGCGGTGGGCCTGTTCGTCTGCTTCGGCCTTTTCGCGAGCCCGGCAGCGCTGTTCGACCAGGCCCACGCGGTGGACGAATTGCGTCGCCTGATGCAGTTCGGCCAAGGCCAACCGTTTGCCTATGCGCAGTGGCTGGGCCTGACCTTGCTGGCCATGTTGTCGGTGATCTTCTTGCCGCGCCAGTTCCAGGTGATGGTGGTGGAGAACGTGGACGAGAACCACCTGCGGCGCGCGGTCTGGGCGTTCCCGCTGTACCTGCTGCTGATCAACCTGTTTGTGTTGCCGATCGCCTTGGGCGGCCTGCTGCACTTCGGGCCCGGGCGCATGGACCCCGAGACCTTCGTGCTGTCGCTGCCGTTGTCGCAAGGGCAGGGCGCGCTGGCCTTGTTCGCGTTTGTGGGTGGGCTCTCGGCGGCCACCGGCATGGTGATCGTGGAGGCGATCGCGGTGTCCACCATGGTGTGCAACGACCTGGTGATGCCGCTGCTGCTGCGCATGCGGCGCTTTGGCGCACGTGCCAGCGGCGACCTCACCGCGGTGCTGCTGCGCATCCGGCGCCTGGCCATCCTGGGCATCCTGTTGTTGGGGTATCTGTATTTCCACCTGGCCGGCGAGGCCTACGCGCTGGTGAGCATCGGTCTCATCAGCTTTGCGGCGGTGGCGCAGTTTGCGCCCGCGCTGCTGGGTGGCATGTACTGGAAGGGCGGCACGCAGCGTGGTGCCCTGGCGGGCTTGCTGCTGGGCTTTGCCTTCTGGGCCTACACGCTCATGCTGCCCTCGCTGGTGAAGTCGGGCTGGCTCACCGCCGGTTTCATGGAGCAGGGGCCCTTTGGCTGGTGGCTGCTCAAGCCCGAGGCCTTTCTGGGCCTGGCCGGGCTGGACAACCTCACGCATTCGCTGATCTGGAGCCTGCTGGCCAATGTGGCGGCTTATGTGGGTGTGTCCCTCTGGCGCGCGCCCACCGCGCGCGAGACCAGCCAGGCCCTGCTGTTTGTGGATGTGTTTCACCGCACGGCGGCCTCGCGCCCGGTGTTCTGGCAGGGCAAGGCGCAGGTGTCGGCACTGCTGCCGCTGGTGGGGCGTTTCCTCGGCGTGGAGGCGGCGCAGCGCCTGTTTGCCGACTACGCGCTGCGCGTGGGCGTGCGGCAGATCGACCAGATCCCGGCCGATGCGCGGCTGGTGCACTTTGTGGAAACCCAATTGGCGGGGGCGATTGGCAGTGCGTCGGCGCGGGTGATGGTGGCTTCGGTGGTGGAAGAGGAGGCGCTGGACCTGGATGACGTGATGCGCATCCTGGACGAAGCTTCGCAGTTGCGCGCGTATTCCCACGCGCTGGAAGAGAAGTCGCAGTCGCTGGAGCGCGCCACGGCCGACCTTCGCCAGGCCAACGAACAGCTCAAGAGCCTGGATCGGCTCAAGGACGATTTCATGTCGTCGGTGACGCACGAACTGCGCACGCCTTTGACTTCGATCAGGGCCCTGGCCGAGCTGATGCGCGACGATGAAGAAATGGACACTGTGCAACGACAACAGTTTGTGGGCATCATCGTGGGCGAGACCGAACGGCTCAGCCGCCTCGTGAACCAGGTGCTGGACATGGCCAAGATCGAGTCGGGGCACGCCGAGTGGCACGACGACGAAGTGGACATGAAAGCCTTGCTGCAGCAAGCCGCCAGCACCATGGCCGAGCCGCTGCGCGAGCGCGGTGTGAAGATGGTGCTGGAGCTGCCCGCGCAGGTGCAGCCCCTGCACGCGGACGCCGACCGGTTGATGCAGGTGGTGCTCAACCTGTTGTCGAACGCGGCCAAGTACGCGCCGCGCGACACAGGTCTTGTGGTGATGAGACTTCGGGAAGGGGACGAAGGCGTGGACGTCGAGGTGCAGGACAACGGCCCGGGCATCGCGCCCGACCAGCAAGCCATGGTGTTCGAGAAGTTCCGCCAGGTGGGCGGCGACGCCCACTACCGGCCCGGGGGCACCGGCCTGGGTTTGCCGATCAGCCGACAGATCGTGGCGCACTTCGGGGGGCGCATGTGGCTGCGCTCCGGGGAGGGGCAGGGGGCGGTGTTCGGTTTTTCGCTGCCACGCCAGAGACCGACAACAACGCAAGGAGACCAGCCATGA